TGGGTGAAGACGGTCCTGAAGGGATTTCCGTTTCAACACTGACCGAAGGGCGCACTGTCGTCATCTTCGCAGTACCTGGTGCCTTCACGCCAACGTGTCACTCTGCACACGTGCCGAGCTTCATTCGCACCAAGGATGAATTTCTTGAAAGCGGTGTGGATGAGATCATCTGTCTGTCCGTCAATGACCCGTTCGTTATGGGAAACTGGGGTGAAGTGACCGGCGCGACTGAGGCAGAAATCGCGATGATCGGCGACCCGAGTGCGGAATTCACCAAAGCGATCGGCATGGACTTCTCAGCACCACCCGCAGGCCTCGTTGATCGTTCAAAGCGTTACGCGATGGTTGTGATGGACGGTGAAGTGAAAATTCTTCACGAGGAGAAAAGCCCCGGCGAATGCGAGATTTCCGCCGGCGAAGCACTGCTCGACGCATTAGAATAAAACAAATCCGCCACGGGCCATTCTGGTTCGTGGCGGGCTACTTGGCCAGCGCATCCATGCGTTTTGCTAGCTTCAGGTCCAGATCCGTTAAACCACCTGTGTCATGGGTGATGAGCGTAACATTGACGGTTTTGTAGACATTCGACCATTCAGGATGATGGTTCAGTTTTTCGGCAACGATAGCAACCGAGGTCATCCAGCCGAACGCTTCAACAAAATTGCGAAACGTGAACGTCTTTTGGGCGGAGGTTTCACCAACGTTCCAGCCCGCCGCAACCAAAGCGTTGCGCCCAGCATTGTCTAAGGCATCACTCATTCTTGCTCCTCGACCTTCACGGCTTTGAACGGACCATAAGACGTAAGAATTTCAATTTCCTCATCCACAGCCGCGCGTTCCCGCTCAAGATACTCTGCAACAGCGCCGCGAAACCCAGCATCATTAAACCAGTGTAACGAATGGGTCGTAGCGGGGAGATAGCCACGCGCCAACTTGTGCTCGCCTTGCGCGCCGGCCTCAACACGTTTCAACCCATGCGCAATCGCGTAATCGATGGCTTGATAATAGCAGATTTCAAAATGCAGGCAGGGGTGATGTTGCGTGCAACCCCAATATCGCCCGTAAAGTGTATCGCGGCCAATCATATTGAACGCGCCCGCGATCGGCACACCATCTTGCATCGCAAAAACCAATAACACGTCATCGCGCATTTGCGCATGGGCGATCTCGAAAAATTCACGCGTAAGGTAGGGCTGCCCCCATTTCCGTGCGCCGGTGTCTTGGTAGAACTCCCACATCGCATCCCAATGGTGCGGTTGAATTTGCGCTCCGGTCAGCTGGACGATCTCGCCGCCGAACGCTTGCGCTGCTTTGCGTTCCTTACGAAGTGTTTTGCGCTTTCGCGATGACAGCACATCCAGAAAGCCGTCCCAATCCGCGTAACCGTCATTCATCCAGTGGTATTGCTGCGATGTTCGCGGCAACAGTCCCATCTCGGCTCCTGCCAACGCTTCAGCCTCAGTACAGAATGTCGTGTGGAAGGATGAAAGATCATTGTCCGACACAATCTGCACAGCGCCTTGAACAAGCGCGGACATGCCCTGAACCTCATGCCCGGCGCGTGTTAGGAACCTTCGACCTGTTGCTGGGGTGAACGGAACCGCAATTTGTAGTTTAGGGTAATACCGCCCACCGGACCTTTCAAACGCTTGCGCGAAGTTGTGGTCAAACATGTACTCGCCCTGCGAGTGGCTTTTGCCATAGAGCGGCGCACAAGCAATGATTTCGCCATTTTGATCCGCCGTCAGATAGTGTGGGCTCCACCCGGTTCCGCCGCCCACGCTACCGCTGTCTTCAAGCGCTTTTAAAAACCGGTAAGTCGTGAACGGGTCAATCGCACGGCCATCGCTGGCCTCAGGGCAAGCACAGGCATCCCACGCGGCAGGATCAACCGTCGCGAGTGACGTGTGGGTCGTGATTTCAATTGTACTGCCGTCCATGCCTAAGAAGTGGCATCTCTGGGCGCAGGGTCAAGCACGGTATCCCTCAAAGGTGATGTTGTCCGCAATTTGGCGGGCGCGTGCTTCAACTTCAGGACTGCGTACTGTCCAACACAAAACCGGAATACCGCGTGCTTTCAATGCTGCCACGGAAGGCGAAGTAAGATCATCCTGCTGGTGGCTGATGAAACAGGCACCTACACGATCAAAATCAGGGATTTCACGTAGGGTGGAACGCACCGTTTCGGGCACGATTGGCCAATCCTTTGCAGGATAGGGGCACGTTGTAATCCCGCGCGGCAAGTCCGGTGCAAAACTCTGACAGGCCGCGACTGAATGCGGATTGAACGACATTAGCGCGACGTCGCCAGCATAGCCCTTAAGTTCCTCGCACACAGCCTCCTCAAGTTCGCCTACGTTGGGGCCTAGCGCGCCGTCTTGGTCCTTGATCTCAATCAGCAACGGTACGCGCTTCGCAACAGCCTTCAGAACTTGTGCCAAAGTCGGGATGCAACCGCCCCCACCGGAAAGACGGATCCCCCCAAGCTCTGCGGCAGTCCGCATTGCCACAGGCCCAGTCTCATGCGTTAGCCGCCCAAGGTCGTAGTCATGAAACACCATCGGCACACCATCTTTTGACGGATGGATGTCGATTTCAATCCCGTAGCCCGCGGCGACAGCGGCCCGAATAGCCGCCATTGAGTTTTCTGCAACCTTGTCATCGTGCAAGGCACGGTGCGCCAAAGGCTGCGCCAAGAAGGAAACAGGCAGCGTCACGCGATTTCAAAGATTGCTTCGATTTCAACGGCCACTCCAAACGGCAGCGATGCGGCTGAAACAGCACTGCGCGAATGGCGGCCCTTGTCGCCTAACGCTTCGACCATGAAGTCCGAACAGCCATTGATCACTTTCGGCTGGTCGCCAAATTCTGGTGTGGAATTCACGAATCCAACCAGCTTCACAACCCGCACAAGTCGTTCAATATCGCCATCACAGCCAGCCTTCAGTTGCGCAAGAAGACTGATCGCACAGGATTTAGCCGCTTCTGCGCCCTCTTCTGCGGTCATTGTCTCGCCGAGCTTTCCAGTGATGAACCCATCCGAATTGGCCGAGATCTGGCCAGATACAAACAATAGGTTTCCGGTCTTAACCCACGGAACATAATTCGCAGCTGGGGCAGGGGCGTCAGGCAGGGTAACGCCAAGTTTTTTTAAACGGGCTTCGATCGACATTGGGGTTCTCCGATTCAGTTTCGCCTGACGCTAGCGACCTCGGATGGTGCGTGCAATGTGCTGCGGTGCCCATGCAGGTGGATTTAAACGGTTACTTTTTGCGCTGCGACCAGCGATCTGTTGCCTATTATACAACTGCTAAGTGGCGTAATTACTTCAAAATCGAATATCATGTTCACGCACTACTGTTTTACGTTCATTAAGGTATTATCTCTCCTTCATTCCAATCGACTGCCGCAGGTTTTCCATTGTTACATTCTGTTCTGACTAATTCGCGCACCGGATGCGCTCTACTCGCGCTCGTAGCGCTGTCGGCCTGCGCTGTTCAGCAGCCAGGGGCAGAGTTCAACGATCCGTTCGAAGAGACAAACCGCAGCGTTCATGCCTTTAACAAAGGCCTTGATCGCGCGATTTTACGTCCTGCCGGACAGGTTGCCGCGGCTTTACCCGTAGAAATCACTGAACCCGTCGCGAACTTTGCGGACAACGTTGGGCTTCCGGGTGCGGTGGCAAATGGTTTGTTGCAGGGCGACATTGGTGGATCCGCAACGAATACCTTCCGCTTCTTGATCAATACAACGGTCGGCATTGGCGGTCTGTTTGATCCTGCAGGTGCCATTGGCTTGGATGAGGAACCGACTGATTTTGGCGAAACCCTTTCCGTTTGGGGCGTTCCAGAAGGCGCCTACGTTGAATTGCCGGTGTTCGGCCCATCTACCCAGCGCGACATGGTTGGAATTATTGTTGATACGATTTTTGACCCCCTCGATCAGGTCGGAACATCACCACAACTTGACTACGGAACAGGCTCTCGTGTTGCGGGCATCGCCATAACACGTGGTACATTTATGGATACCTTCGACAGCGTTTTGTATGAAAGCGCCGACAGCTACGCGCAGGCGCGCCTAGCGTACTTGCAAAACCGCCGGTTCGAATTAGGTGAAGAACCACCTGCCGGCGATGAAATTGACCCATTCTCAGGTGATCTGAGTCTTGAAGGATTTGAGTAATGACGAACCAAACATTTTCCCGTCGTAACATCATGGCGCTTGGTGGCGCTGGCGCATTGGCAACACTGCCATTGCCAAGCTTTGCGCTGACGGGCGGTCAGGCTGAAGGTCTGGTGAATTCTGCTGTGGCTGACATTAACGGCGTTATTCAATCGGGCGCTTCTGTGAACTCCATGATCCGCAGCTTCAAAGGCATCTTTGATCGCTATTCTGATACGTCTTATGTGGCTGCTTACGCGCTTGGGAATGACGGTCGCTCAGCGTCCAACGCGCAGAAAAGTGCATTTGCAGATGCGTTCGGAAACTACCTCGCGGACAAATACGGTCGTCGCTTTAACGAATTCGCAGGTGGGCAAATTCAAGTCCAAGGTTCCCGCACAGTGAACAGCTACATCGAAGTGCGCACCCTTGCCGTGCTGCGCAACCAGTCGCCGTTTCAGGTGGATTTTCACGTATCTGACCGCCCGGGTCGTCCGGTGTTCTTCAACTTGATCATTGAAGGCATCAACATGCTGCTGTCCGAACGTGCAGAAATCGGTGCGATGTTGGACGCACGTGGTGGTAACCTCGATACGCTCATTCGTGATCTAAGCTAGTGGGTCGCCGTTTCGCCTCAGCGCTTGCGCTCATGCTTGTGCCTGCACTGGCTATCGCGACGCCCTATGACGGAACGTACCGCCAGAATGCCAACTCAGAATGTTTGCTTGTCGGGGCCGATGGCGGATCGTTGAAAATCGATGACGGCATATTTTATGGCGTCGAGATGGAATGTCGCATGACGCGCCCTGTGACAGTCGTCAGCATGGATGCGACGCTTTATACCATGCGCTGCTCTGGGAATGATCAAATCTGGTCCGAACGGGCCATGGTCATGAATGACGCCGAAATAGACGGCGGCATCATCATGATCTGGGATGGCTACGCCTTCCGCTATACCCGTTGCGACGAACCAGCCGAGTAATCAGCCTCCGCTGTTTTGCAATTCGCGCAGAAGGTCATTGATAATTGTGTCTGCTTCTTCAGGCGTGAATCCTAACCCGTCACCGCCTTGGCCTGTTTG
This Octadecabacter temperatus DNA region includes the following protein-coding sequences:
- a CDS encoding RidA family protein, with the translated sequence MSIEARLKKLGVTLPDAPAPAANYVPWVKTGNLLFVSGQISANSDGFITGKLGETMTAEEGAEAAKSCAISLLAQLKAGCDGDIERLVRVVKLVGFVNSTPEFGDQPKVINGCSDFMVEALGDKGRHSRSAVSAASLPFGVAVEIEAIFEIA
- a CDS encoding glycerophosphodiester phosphodiesterase family protein, with the translated sequence MTLPVSFLAQPLAHRALHDDKVAENSMAAIRAAVAAGYGIEIDIHPSKDGVPMVFHDYDLGRLTHETGPVAMRTAAELGGIRLSGGGGCIPTLAQVLKAVAKRVPLLIEIKDQDGALGPNVGELEEAVCEELKGYAGDVALMSFNPHSVAACQSFAPDLPRGITTCPYPAKDWPIVPETVRSTLREIPDFDRVGACFISHQQDDLTSPSVAALKARGIPVLCWTVRSPEVEARARQIADNITFEGYRA
- a CDS encoding MlaC/ttg2D family ABC transporter substrate-binding protein produces the protein MTNQTFSRRNIMALGGAGALATLPLPSFALTGGQAEGLVNSAVADINGVIQSGASVNSMIRSFKGIFDRYSDTSYVAAYALGNDGRSASNAQKSAFADAFGNYLADKYGRRFNEFAGGQIQVQGSRTVNSYIEVRTLAVLRNQSPFQVDFHVSDRPGRPVFFNLIIEGINMLLSERAEIGAMLDARGGNLDTLIRDLS
- a CDS encoding 4a-hydroxytetrahydrobiopterin dehydratase, translated to MSDALDNAGRNALVAAGWNVGETSAQKTFTFRNFVEAFGWMTSVAIVAEKLNHHPEWSNVYKTVNVTLITHDTGGLTDLDLKLAKRMDALAK
- a CDS encoding MlaA family lipoprotein; translated protein: MLHSVLTNSRTGCALLALVALSACAVQQPGAEFNDPFEETNRSVHAFNKGLDRAILRPAGQVAAALPVEITEPVANFADNVGLPGAVANGLLQGDIGGSATNTFRFLINTTVGIGGLFDPAGAIGLDEEPTDFGETLSVWGVPEGAYVELPVFGPSTQRDMVGIIVDTIFDPLDQVGTSPQLDYGTGSRVAGIAITRGTFMDTFDSVLYESADSYAQARLAYLQNRRFELGEEPPAGDEIDPFSGDLSLEGFE
- a CDS encoding GNAT family N-acetyltransferase, which codes for MDGSTIEITTHTSLATVDPAAWDACACPEASDGRAIDPFTTYRFLKALEDSGSVGGGTGWSPHYLTADQNGEIIACAPLYGKSHSQGEYMFDHNFAQAFERSGGRYYPKLQIAVPFTPATGRRFLTRAGHEVQGMSALVQGAVQIVSDNDLSSFHTTFCTEAEALAGAEMGLLPRTSQQYHWMNDGYADWDGFLDVLSSRKRKTLRKERKAAQAFGGEIVQLTGAQIQPHHWDAMWEFYQDTGARKWGQPYLTREFFEIAHAQMRDDVLLVFAMQDGVPIAGAFNMIGRDTLYGRYWGCTQHHPCLHFEICYYQAIDYAIAHGLKRVEAGAQGEHKLARGYLPATTHSLHWFNDAGFRGAVAEYLERERAAVDEEIEILTSYGPFKAVKVEEQE
- a CDS encoding peroxiredoxin, yielding MTISVGDKLPDVMLVKMGEDGPEGISVSTLTEGRTVVIFAVPGAFTPTCHSAHVPSFIRTKDEFLESGVDEIICLSVNDPFVMGNWGEVTGATEAEIAMIGDPSAEFTKAIGMDFSAPPAGLVDRSKRYAMVVMDGEVKILHEEKSPGECEISAGEALLDALE